Within Runella rosea, the genomic segment AGCCCTTGCTCTCAACTTGGAAGAAGACAACGTTGGAGCCGTATTGCTCGGTGAGTCAAACGAAATCAAAGAAGGCGATACCGTAAAACGTACTGGCGAAATCGCATCCGTTAAAGTAGGAGACGGTATCGTAGGACGTGTAGTAAATACATTGGCCGAACCTATCGACGGGATGGGGCCTATCCAAGGTGAAACCTTTGAAATGCCCGTAGAGCGCAAAGCACCGGGGGTAATTTACCGCCAGCCAGTGACTGAGCCGCTTCAAACGGGTATCAAAGCCATCGACGCCATGATTCCAATCGGTCGTGGTCAACGCGAGTTGGTGATTGGTGACCGTCAAACGGGTAAAACAGCCGTTTGTATCGATACCATCATCAACCAAAAAGAATTTTACGACAAAGGCGAGCCAGTCTATTGTATCTACGTAGCCTGCGGTCAGAAAGCCTCTACCGTTAAGCAAGTAGAAGCTACCCTCCGTCGATACGGCGCCATGGATTATACGGTCATCGTAGCAGCCTCTGCCTCTGACCCTTCACCCATGCAGTTCTTTGCTCCGTTTACGGGTGCGGCCATTGGTGAGTACTTCCGCGATACGGGCCGTCCTGCGTTGGTGGTATATGATGACTTGTCAAAACAAGCCGTTGCTTACCGTGAAGTATCCCTGTTGCTTCGTCGTCCTCCGGGCCGTGAAGCTTATCCCGGTGACGTTTTCTATCTCCACAGCCGCTTGCTAGAGCGTGCCGCCAAGATTACGACTTCAGATGAAATCGCTAAAACCATGAACGATTTACCTGCTTCGTTGAAAGACAAAGTGAAAGGTGGAGGTTCATTGACGGCCCTTCCGATCATCGAAACACAGGCGGGTGACGTTTCGGCCTATATTCCTACCAACGTAATCTCTATTACGGATGGACAAATCTTCTTGGAATCCAACCTGTTTAACTCAGGTATCCGCCCAGCCATCAACGTAGGTATCTCGGTATCTCGCGTAGGGGGTAATGCGCAAATCAAATCCATGAAGAAAGTGGCGGGTACGCTTAAGTTGGACCAAGCCCAGTTCCGTGAATTGGAAGCATTTGCTAAGTTTGGTTCTGATTTGGATGCCTCTACCAAGCTGACGATTGAGCGCGGTCGTCGTAACCAAGAAATCCTCAAACAAGGTCAATTCTCTCCCGTAAGCGTTGGCGACCAAGTAGCCATCATTTACGCTTCTATCAACGGTGTGCTCGACAAAGTGCCCGTATCAAGAGTAAGAGAGTTTGACACGGAGTTTATCAATTTATTGAAAGCCGTTCATCCAGAAGTACTTCCAAGTTTGGCTGCTGGTAAATTGGATGACTCTGTCACCGATATCATTAAGAAAGTTGGTCGCGAATTAGCCGCCAAATACGCATAATTGAGCTAAATGTCGCGCATCAAAGAAATCGTCAAGGCTACGCCCCTCATCGGGGACGTAGCCCGATTTATCGGTAAGTACCGCACTCGGGTTCC encodes:
- the atpA gene encoding F0F1 ATP synthase subunit alpha; the encoded protein is MVAVRPDEVSAILREQLAGAKTDAQLEEVGTVLQVGDGVARIYGLTKVQAGELLVFENGLKALALNLEEDNVGAVLLGESNEIKEGDTVKRTGEIASVKVGDGIVGRVVNTLAEPIDGMGPIQGETFEMPVERKAPGVIYRQPVTEPLQTGIKAIDAMIPIGRGQRELVIGDRQTGKTAVCIDTIINQKEFYDKGEPVYCIYVACGQKASTVKQVEATLRRYGAMDYTVIVAASASDPSPMQFFAPFTGAAIGEYFRDTGRPALVVYDDLSKQAVAYREVSLLLRRPPGREAYPGDVFYLHSRLLERAAKITTSDEIAKTMNDLPASLKDKVKGGGSLTALPIIETQAGDVSAYIPTNVISITDGQIFLESNLFNSGIRPAINVGISVSRVGGNAQIKSMKKVAGTLKLDQAQFRELEAFAKFGSDLDASTKLTIERGRRNQEILKQGQFSPVSVGDQVAIIYASINGVLDKVPVSRVREFDTEFINLLKAVHPEVLPSLAAGKLDDSVTDIIKKVGRELAAKYA